The Paraburkholderia dioscoreae DNA window TCGCACCGTCAGGTCGGTTTTCCAGTCGACGGTTTCGACTTCGCGATCCGCCTGAGCCGTGCGCCGGTTGCCGGCACCGCGTGGACGCGACTGTTCGGCGAGCGCTTCGTGCCCGTGTGCAGCCCCGCGTACCTGGAGACGCTGCGCGACGAGCAGGGCAACACGGACTTGCGCCGCGCGACGCTCATTCACGTCAACGCCGCCGGTGAAGACTGGCAGGCATGGCTGGATGCGACCGGTATCGACGGCATCGACACGACCGGCGGCTTGCGCGTCGACACGATCCAGCTCGCCTTCGAAGCCGCCGGCATGGGCCTCGGCGTCGCGCTCGGCAGAAGGCCGCTGGTGGACCCGGACCTCGACAGGGGCACGCTTGTGGAGGCCGATTCGGCGACGATTGCCTCCACCACCGCCTACTGGCTGGTGAGCGCCGAAAACGGCGATCGCCGGCCGGAGCTCGCCGACTTCAAGCGCTGGCTGGTGAGCGAGGCCGAGCGCCCGGAGGCACACGTCGACGCTTCTGGGCAAGCAGTGCGCGACGCCGTCAGCTGAACCGCAGGTCCGGCCCGCACAGGTGAGTCACGCTCACCTGTCGTCGAAATCTTTTCTTTTGCCGCTTCTGATGCTCGCTGCGACCATGTGTCAAAGGAGATCAGAATCATGTCAACCGCTAACAGCAAACGCTTCGCCCCCGCGTTCAACCAGACGACGCTGGTAATCCTCGCCGGCGCGCTCATTCTCAGTGCCGCGATGGGCATCCGGCAAACTTTCGGCCTGTTCATCGGTCCGTTTTCATTCGACCGCGGTCTGCCGGTCACGCTGATCGCGTTCGCGATCGCGCTGCACAATCTGGTGTGGGGCTTAGCCCAGCCGTTCGCGGGCGCCGCGGCGGACCGCTACGGTTCGGCGCCCGTGGTCGCGTTCGGTGCGACGACCTTTGCGGCCGGGCTCGGGCTCGCCGCGGTGGCGCCCAGCGGCGCCATGCTGATCGTCGGCATGGGATTGCTGGTGGGCATCGGCG harbors:
- a CDS encoding LysR substrate-binding domain-containing protein, producing MPLRLPPLPALRFFEAAGRHQSFKLAAAELNVTPSAISHGIVGLEQALGVELFVREPRGISLTASGADYLSYVSEAFSLIAIGTQRLPNHRADRPIALSCAPTFASRWLLPRLAGFRARWPNVNVSVDTSHRQVGFPVDGFDFAIRLSRAPVAGTAWTRLFGERFVPVCSPAYLETLRDEQGNTDLRRATLIHVNAAGEDWQAWLDATGIDGIDTTGGLRVDTIQLAFEAAGMGLGVALGRRPLVDPDLDRGTLVEADSATIASTTAYWLVSAENGDRRPELADFKRWLVSEAERPEAHVDASGQAVRDAVS